A region from the Hippopotamus amphibius kiboko isolate mHipAmp2 chromosome 15, mHipAmp2.hap2, whole genome shotgun sequence genome encodes:
- the LOC130836318 gene encoding olfactory receptor-like protein OLF4, protein MGPGNYTQISEFLLLGFSEKPELQPLIFGIFLSMYLITVFGNLIIISAITLDTHLHTPMYFFLSNLSFVDICFTSTTIPKMLWNIQTQSKVITYEGCITQMYFFIHFLCLDNFLLAVMAYDRFVAICRPLHYMVIMNPWLCGLLVLVSWITSILNSLLESLMLLPLSFCADFEIPHFFCELKQMVQLACSDNFINNMVMYFAAGLLAAVPLAGILYSYSRIVSSIWGISSFQGKYKAFSTCASHLSAVSLFYCTSFGVYLSSAATHSSHSSAIASVMYTVVTPMLNPFIYSLRNNDIKVALKSLFRTSTLKGHFFFS, encoded by the coding sequence ATGGGCCCGGGAAATTATACacaaatttcagaatttcttctctTGGGATTTTCAGAGAAACCAGAACTGCAGCCCCTCATATTTGGGattttcctctccatgtacctgatcactgtgtttggaaacctgATCATCATCTCAGCCATCACTTTAGAcacccacctccacacacccatgtacttcttcctctccaacctgtcctttgtagacatctgtttcacctccaccaccatcccaaagatgctgtggaACATCCAGACCCAGAGCAAAGTTATCACCTATGAAGGTTGCATCACCCAGATGTACTTTTTCATACACTTTCTGTGTTTGGATAACTTCCTCCtagctgtgatggcctatgatcgCTTTGTGGCCATCTGTCGCCCCCTGCACTACATGGTCATCATGAATCCCTGGCTCTGTGGACTGCTGGTCCTTGTGTCCTGGATCACGAGTATTCTAAATTCCCTGTTGGAAAGCTTAATGTTATTGCCACTTTCCTTCTGCGCAGACTTTGAAATCCCTCACTTTTTCTGTGAGCTCAAGCAGATGGTACAACTTGCCTGTTCTGACAACTTTATCAATAACATGGTGATGTATTTTGCTGCTGGGCTGCTGGCTGCTGTTCCCCTGGCTGGTATCCTCTACTCTTACTCTAGGATAGTTTCCTCCATTTGGGGAATCTCATCATTTCAagggaagtataaagcattttccacctgtgcatctcacctctctgccgtctccttattttattgtacatctTTTGGAGTGTACCTTAGCTCTGCTGCTACccacagctcacactcaagtGCAATAGCCTcggtgatgtacactgtggtcacacctatgttgaaccccttcatctacagcctgaggaacaatGACATAAAGGTTGCTCTGAAAAGTTTATTTAGGACAAGTACTTtaaaagggcattttttttttagctaa